From Miscanthus floridulus cultivar M001 chromosome 15, ASM1932011v1, whole genome shotgun sequence, the proteins below share one genomic window:
- the LOC136507666 gene encoding uncharacterized protein, translating to MTVPQPDKTLLIYIAATPRVVSTAIVAEREEVGHAYKVQRPIYFICEVLNESKTHYPKVQKLLYAILVTLRKLRHYFEYYKIVVVTEFPLGDILRNKEANGRIIKWAVELGTYSIEFRCRPTIKSQALANFVTEWTEIQEPIPATCPEH from the coding sequence ATGACGGTGCCTCAACCAGAtaaaaccctattgatctacatcgccgctacccctcgcgtcgttagcacagctatcgtcgccGAGCGCGAGGAGGTCggacacgcctataaggtgcaacgccCGATCTACTTCATctgtgaggttcttaatgagtctaaAACTCATTACCCTAAGGTTCagaagctgttatacgccattctgGTCACGTTGCGCAAGCTCCgtcattacttcgagtactacaagatcgtcgtggtcaccgagttccctctaggtgacatcctccgtaacaaagaggccaatggccgcatcatcaagtgggcagtcgagctcggcacttattcCATAGAATTCAGATGCAGACCGACCATTAAGTCGCAGGCGCTGGCTAACTTCgtcactgagtggaccgagatccaagagcccatccccgctacttgtCCCGAGCACTAG
- the LOC136509102 gene encoding wall-associated receptor kinase 3-like isoform X1 — MCLSGDNYHLFCIRCYQDFYSRCFYYWNNMDLPENELRGYIEDNGKPMWTAHNNHNIRYFKEEEIRIITNNYDTLLGKGGFGEVYKGVLDDNSSVAVKRYIHNVKENFAKEVIVHSEINHRNVVRLIGRCIGEDALMIVTEYVSRGNLSDILHCSEISISLETRLDIAIGCAEALSYMHSQMYGQVIHGDIKPANILLDDNLNAKISDFGISKLLSTDNTLYASHVIGSIGYMDPLFARNGRLASKSDVYSFGVVLLELITRRKAVDDGKINLIENFTQAQAKRKKIREFYDVKVADENNLRILDGIGKLAAKCLAMDLEKRPEMKDVAESLRMFRKAQYQSQEKILLFGWVRRSKRPPQNMVPTDKHLHGNQVLKAEVQAQKASEVDRDVHNVTVVREGSPRLYSFGSSQGIELQKLLEASAEVLGRGKYASTYKVVLDDGFTLTVKRLKNTIDVPEAVFKERIAAIGTIEHELVVPLRQYYYMKDEKILVYDYFPNISLASILHGKDMVPVGWETRSAIALSVARAVTFIHSTNAAAASHGDLNSSIILLTGSYEARVSEHGLKTLVSDPTLLIDNNITQKDDVYSFGVILLELLTGPELKPDLKGYEEFRKLAIHCCNKNPTLRPTMSEVAQQIEALREYNVSTAGNRQLTGSNAGREEQTFSLGT; from the exons ATGTGCCTTTCAGGTGATAATTATCATCTCTTCTGTATCAGATGTTATCAAGATTTCTATAGTCGGTGTTTTTACTACTGGAATAACATGGATCTGCCTGAAAATGAGCTACGAGGATACATTGAGGATAATGGCAAACCAATGTGGACAGCACATAACAATCACAACATAAGGTATTTCAAAGAAGAAGAAATAAGAATAATCACTAACAACTATGACACTCTCCTTGGGAAAGGGGGATTTGGAGAAGTTTATAAAGGGGTTCTTGATGATAACAGTTCAGTTGCTGTAAAGAGGTACATCCATAATGTAAAGGAGAACTTTGCCAAAGAAGTGATTGTCCATTCCGAAATCAATCACCGGAATGTAGTTAGACTCATTGGCCGTTGTATCGGTGAAGACGCACTAATGATAGTGACTGAATATGTCTCTAGAGGAAACCTCAGTGACATTCTTCACTGCAGTGAAATTTCCATATCTTTGGAAACACGATTGGATATTGCTATAGGGTGTGCAGAAGCTTTAAGCTATATGCATTCGCAAATGTATGGGCAAGTCATCCATGGAGACATTAAGCCTGCCAACATACTTCTCGATGACAACCTCAATGCAAAAATATCAGACTTTGGGATATCAAAGTTACTTTCAACGGATAATACCTTATACGCCTCACATGTAATAGGGAGTATTGGGTATATGGATCCTTTGTTTGCTCGAAACGGGCGTCTCGCCTCAAAGAGTGATGTTTATAGTTTTGGAGTTGTTCTCTTGGAACTGATTACTAGAAGAAAGGCTGTCGATGATGGTAAAATTAACCTTATTGAAAACTTTACTCAAGCTCAAGCAAAACGAAAGAAGATACGGGAATTTTATGATGTAAAAGTTGCAGATGAGAACAATTTGAGGATTCTTGATGGAATTGGGAAGCTAGCAGCAAAATGCTTAGCAATGGACCTAGAGAAACGTCCAGAAATGAAAGATGTTGCAGAAAGCCTTCGGATGTTTAGAAAAGCTCAATATCAGTCACAAGAGAAAATACTTTTGTTTGGCTGGGTACGGAGAAGCAAACGACCACCCCAAAATATGGTTCCTACTGACAAACACTTACATGGAAATCAAGTTCTCAAAGCAGAGGTACAAGCGCAGAAAGCCAGTGAAGTAGATAGAGATGTGCACAATGTTACAGTGGTGAGAGAAGGGAGTCCAAGACTTTACAGCTTTGGTTCATCGCAAGGGATAGAATTACAAAAGCTGTTGGAAGCATCTGCCGAGGTTCTTGGGAGAGGCAAATATGCATCGACTTACAAGGTTGTACTGGATGATGGTTTCACGTTAACTGTAAAGAGACTGAAGAACACTATAGATGTGCCAGAGGCAGTGTTCAAGGAACGAATAGCAGCAATAGGAACAATTGAGCATGAGCTTGTAGTCCCACTACGACAGTACTACTACATGAAGGATGAGAAGATACTGGTGTATGATTATTTTCCCAATATTAGCCTAGCTTCAATTCTTCATG GAAAAGATATGGTGCCGGTAGGCTGGGAGACTCGGTCAGCCATTGCACTATCTGTAGCTCGTGCTGTTACCTTCATCCACTCAACCAATGCTGCTGCAGCGTCCCATGGCGACCTCAACTCCTCCATCATTCTTCTTACAGGGAGCTATGAGGCACGGGTCTCAGAACACGGCCTCAAAACTCTTGTCAGTGACCCAACACTACTTATCGACAACAACATTACACAAAAGGATGATGTGTACAGCTTTGGTGTCATACTGCTTGAGTTGCTCACAGGCCCAGAACTCAAGCCAGATTTGAAAGGATACGAGGAGTTTCGCAAACTTGCAATTCATTGCTGTAACAAGAACCCCACATTGAGACCAACAATGTCAGAAGTTGCTCAACAGATTGAGGCCTTAAGGGAATACAACGTTTCTACAGCTGGGAATAGGCAGCTTACGGGGAGCAATGCAGGGCGAGAGGAACAAACTTTCAGCCTAGGAACATGA
- the LOC136509102 gene encoding putative wall-associated receptor kinase-like 16 isoform X3, whose protein sequence is MCLSGDNYHLFCIRCYQDFYSRCFYYWNNMDLPENELRGYIEDNGKPMWTAHNNHNIRYFKEEEIRIITNNYDTLLGKGGFGEVYKGVLDDNSSVAVKRYIHNVKENFAKEVIVHSEINHRNVVRLIGRCIGEDALMIVTEYVSRGNLSDILHCSEISISLETRLDIAIGCAEALSYMHSQMYGQVIHGDIKPANILLDDNLNAKISDFGISKLLSTDNTLYASHVIGSIGYMDPLFARNGRLASKSDVYSFGVVLLELITRRKAVDDGKINLIENFTQAQAKRKKIREFYDVKVADENNLRILDGIGKLAAKCLAMDLEKRPEMKDVAESLRMFRKAQYQSQEKILLFGWVRRSKRPPQNMVPTDKHLHGNQVLKAEVQAQKASEVDRDVHNVTVVREGSPRLYSFGSSQGIELQKLLEASAEVLGRGKYASTYKVVLDDGFTLTVKRLKNTIDVPEAVFKERIAAIGTIEHELVVPLRQYYYMKDEKILVKRYGAGRLGDSVSHCTICSSCCYLHPLNQCCCSVPWRPQLLHHSSYREL, encoded by the exons ATGTGCCTTTCAGGTGATAATTATCATCTCTTCTGTATCAGATGTTATCAAGATTTCTATAGTCGGTGTTTTTACTACTGGAATAACATGGATCTGCCTGAAAATGAGCTACGAGGATACATTGAGGATAATGGCAAACCAATGTGGACAGCACATAACAATCACAACATAAGGTATTTCAAAGAAGAAGAAATAAGAATAATCACTAACAACTATGACACTCTCCTTGGGAAAGGGGGATTTGGAGAAGTTTATAAAGGGGTTCTTGATGATAACAGTTCAGTTGCTGTAAAGAGGTACATCCATAATGTAAAGGAGAACTTTGCCAAAGAAGTGATTGTCCATTCCGAAATCAATCACCGGAATGTAGTTAGACTCATTGGCCGTTGTATCGGTGAAGACGCACTAATGATAGTGACTGAATATGTCTCTAGAGGAAACCTCAGTGACATTCTTCACTGCAGTGAAATTTCCATATCTTTGGAAACACGATTGGATATTGCTATAGGGTGTGCAGAAGCTTTAAGCTATATGCATTCGCAAATGTATGGGCAAGTCATCCATGGAGACATTAAGCCTGCCAACATACTTCTCGATGACAACCTCAATGCAAAAATATCAGACTTTGGGATATCAAAGTTACTTTCAACGGATAATACCTTATACGCCTCACATGTAATAGGGAGTATTGGGTATATGGATCCTTTGTTTGCTCGAAACGGGCGTCTCGCCTCAAAGAGTGATGTTTATAGTTTTGGAGTTGTTCTCTTGGAACTGATTACTAGAAGAAAGGCTGTCGATGATGGTAAAATTAACCTTATTGAAAACTTTACTCAAGCTCAAGCAAAACGAAAGAAGATACGGGAATTTTATGATGTAAAAGTTGCAGATGAGAACAATTTGAGGATTCTTGATGGAATTGGGAAGCTAGCAGCAAAATGCTTAGCAATGGACCTAGAGAAACGTCCAGAAATGAAAGATGTTGCAGAAAGCCTTCGGATGTTTAGAAAAGCTCAATATCAGTCACAAGAGAAAATACTTTTGTTTGGCTGGGTACGGAGAAGCAAACGACCACCCCAAAATATGGTTCCTACTGACAAACACTTACATGGAAATCAAGTTCTCAAAGCAGAGGTACAAGCGCAGAAAGCCAGTGAAGTAGATAGAGATGTGCACAATGTTACAGTGGTGAGAGAAGGGAGTCCAAGACTTTACAGCTTTGGTTCATCGCAAGGGATAGAATTACAAAAGCTGTTGGAAGCATCTGCCGAGGTTCTTGGGAGAGGCAAATATGCATCGACTTACAAGGTTGTACTGGATGATGGTTTCACGTTAACTGTAAAGAGACTGAAGAACACTATAGATGTGCCAGAGGCAGTGTTCAAGGAACGAATAGCAGCAATAGGAACAATTGAGCATGAGCTTGTAGTCCCACTACGACAGTACTACTACATGAAGGATGAGAAGATACTGGT GAAAAGATATGGTGCCGGTAGGCTGGGAGACTCGGTCAGCCATTGCACTATCTGTAGCTCGTGCTGTTACCTTCATCCACTCAACCAATGCTGCTGCAGCGTCCCATGGCGACCTCAACTCCTCCATCATTCTTCTTACAGGGAGCTATGA
- the LOC136507665 gene encoding uncharacterized protein, giving the protein MYFDGALNINGAGADILFITLIKDKLRYVLRIHFLASNNAVKYEACLHGLRIAVELDVKRLMVYGDSALVINQVNKDWSCSSEKMNAYCAEIRKLEGKFYGIEYHHVV; this is encoded by the coding sequence ATGTATTTTGacggcgccctcaacatcaacggtgctggcgcCGACATTTTGTTTATTACTCTGATCAAGGAcaagctccgatacgtcctccgAATTCATTTTCTAGCTTCCAACAACGCCGtgaaatatgaagcatgtctccacggacttcgtatagccgtcgagctcgacgtcaaacgcctcatggtatatggagactccgcgttggtcatcaaccaagtcaacaaagattggtcctgttccagtgagaagatgaaCGCATACTGCGCCGagatcaggaaactcgaaggaaagttttatggtatcgagtaccaccacgtggtatga
- the LOC136509102 gene encoding wall-associated receptor kinase 3-like isoform X2 has translation MDLPENELRGYIEDNGKPMWTAHNNHNIRYFKEEEIRIITNNYDTLLGKGGFGEVYKGVLDDNSSVAVKRYIHNVKENFAKEVIVHSEINHRNVVRLIGRCIGEDALMIVTEYVSRGNLSDILHCSEISISLETRLDIAIGCAEALSYMHSQMYGQVIHGDIKPANILLDDNLNAKISDFGISKLLSTDNTLYASHVIGSIGYMDPLFARNGRLASKSDVYSFGVVLLELITRRKAVDDGKINLIENFTQAQAKRKKIREFYDVKVADENNLRILDGIGKLAAKCLAMDLEKRPEMKDVAESLRMFRKAQYQSQEKILLFGWVRRSKRPPQNMVPTDKHLHGNQVLKAEVQAQKASEVDRDVHNVTVVREGSPRLYSFGSSQGIELQKLLEASAEVLGRGKYASTYKVVLDDGFTLTVKRLKNTIDVPEAVFKERIAAIGTIEHELVVPLRQYYYMKDEKILVYDYFPNISLASILHGKDMVPVGWETRSAIALSVARAVTFIHSTNAAAASHGDLNSSIILLTGSYEARVSEHGLKTLVSDPTLLIDNNITQKDDVYSFGVILLELLTGPELKPDLKGYEEFRKLAIHCCNKNPTLRPTMSEVAQQIEALREYNVSTAGNRQLTGSNAGREEQTFSLGT, from the exons ATGGATCTGCCTGAAAATGAGCTACGAGGATACATTGAGGATAATGGCAAACCAATGTGGACAGCACATAACAATCACAACATAAGGTATTTCAAAGAAGAAGAAATAAGAATAATCACTAACAACTATGACACTCTCCTTGGGAAAGGGGGATTTGGAGAAGTTTATAAAGGGGTTCTTGATGATAACAGTTCAGTTGCTGTAAAGAGGTACATCCATAATGTAAAGGAGAACTTTGCCAAAGAAGTGATTGTCCATTCCGAAATCAATCACCGGAATGTAGTTAGACTCATTGGCCGTTGTATCGGTGAAGACGCACTAATGATAGTGACTGAATATGTCTCTAGAGGAAACCTCAGTGACATTCTTCACTGCAGTGAAATTTCCATATCTTTGGAAACACGATTGGATATTGCTATAGGGTGTGCAGAAGCTTTAAGCTATATGCATTCGCAAATGTATGGGCAAGTCATCCATGGAGACATTAAGCCTGCCAACATACTTCTCGATGACAACCTCAATGCAAAAATATCAGACTTTGGGATATCAAAGTTACTTTCAACGGATAATACCTTATACGCCTCACATGTAATAGGGAGTATTGGGTATATGGATCCTTTGTTTGCTCGAAACGGGCGTCTCGCCTCAAAGAGTGATGTTTATAGTTTTGGAGTTGTTCTCTTGGAACTGATTACTAGAAGAAAGGCTGTCGATGATGGTAAAATTAACCTTATTGAAAACTTTACTCAAGCTCAAGCAAAACGAAAGAAGATACGGGAATTTTATGATGTAAAAGTTGCAGATGAGAACAATTTGAGGATTCTTGATGGAATTGGGAAGCTAGCAGCAAAATGCTTAGCAATGGACCTAGAGAAACGTCCAGAAATGAAAGATGTTGCAGAAAGCCTTCGGATGTTTAGAAAAGCTCAATATCAGTCACAAGAGAAAATACTTTTGTTTGGCTGGGTACGGAGAAGCAAACGACCACCCCAAAATATGGTTCCTACTGACAAACACTTACATGGAAATCAAGTTCTCAAAGCAGAGGTACAAGCGCAGAAAGCCAGTGAAGTAGATAGAGATGTGCACAATGTTACAGTGGTGAGAGAAGGGAGTCCAAGACTTTACAGCTTTGGTTCATCGCAAGGGATAGAATTACAAAAGCTGTTGGAAGCATCTGCCGAGGTTCTTGGGAGAGGCAAATATGCATCGACTTACAAGGTTGTACTGGATGATGGTTTCACGTTAACTGTAAAGAGACTGAAGAACACTATAGATGTGCCAGAGGCAGTGTTCAAGGAACGAATAGCAGCAATAGGAACAATTGAGCATGAGCTTGTAGTCCCACTACGACAGTACTACTACATGAAGGATGAGAAGATACTGGTGTATGATTATTTTCCCAATATTAGCCTAGCTTCAATTCTTCATG GAAAAGATATGGTGCCGGTAGGCTGGGAGACTCGGTCAGCCATTGCACTATCTGTAGCTCGTGCTGTTACCTTCATCCACTCAACCAATGCTGCTGCAGCGTCCCATGGCGACCTCAACTCCTCCATCATTCTTCTTACAGGGAGCTATGAGGCACGGGTCTCAGAACACGGCCTCAAAACTCTTGTCAGTGACCCAACACTACTTATCGACAACAACATTACACAAAAGGATGATGTGTACAGCTTTGGTGTCATACTGCTTGAGTTGCTCACAGGCCCAGAACTCAAGCCAGATTTGAAAGGATACGAGGAGTTTCGCAAACTTGCAATTCATTGCTGTAACAAGAACCCCACATTGAGACCAACAATGTCAGAAGTTGCTCAACAGATTGAGGCCTTAAGGGAATACAACGTTTCTACAGCTGGGAATAGGCAGCTTACGGGGAGCAATGCAGGGCGAGAGGAACAAACTTTCAGCCTAGGAACATGA